From a region of the Anaeromyxobacter sp. genome:
- a CDS encoding OmpA family protein, with protein MRPSGWFRAAAAACSVFLASPALAAPGALLEVYFGPSETDWLDLQSLQVELDGKPLAVQQPARGADPAQAVYSGPVAPGPHRLEVRAALEGESDVFTYVEKYLFRMAGRLDVVAPPGQVTGVQARVVADTGLTTRWEDRYRLALSAASYPTDRAPELPEAPPPAPPPAPAPPAPAPAAPAACSLEAVNFAFDKAVLSGDATAALDRFASCLAGSKATVRLDGHCDPRGSEAYNLRLGARRAAAVLRYLTSHGVAAKRLSSKSFGESRLACTEATEDCHAMNRRVEAQVSE; from the coding sequence GTGCGCCCGTCCGGGTGGTTCCGCGCCGCTGCCGCCGCCTGCTCCGTCTTCCTCGCTTCCCCGGCGCTGGCCGCCCCGGGCGCGCTGCTCGAGGTCTACTTCGGCCCGAGCGAGACCGACTGGCTCGACCTGCAGTCGCTCCAGGTCGAGCTCGACGGCAAGCCGCTGGCGGTGCAGCAGCCGGCCAGGGGCGCCGACCCGGCCCAGGCCGTCTACTCCGGCCCGGTGGCGCCGGGTCCCCACCGGCTGGAGGTGCGGGCCGCGCTGGAGGGCGAGTCGGACGTCTTCACCTACGTCGAGAAGTACCTGTTCCGGATGGCGGGCCGGCTCGACGTGGTGGCGCCACCCGGGCAGGTGACCGGCGTGCAGGCGCGGGTGGTCGCCGACACCGGGCTCACCACCAGGTGGGAGGACCGGTACCGCCTGGCGCTCTCGGCGGCGTCCTACCCCACCGATCGCGCCCCCGAGCTGCCGGAGGCGCCCCCGCCCGCCCCCCCGCCCGCCCCTGCCCCGCCCGCCCCTGCCCCGGCCGCACCGGCCGCCTGCAGCCTCGAGGCGGTGAACTTCGCCTTCGACAAGGCGGTCCTCAGCGGCGACGCCACGGCGGCGCTCGATCGCTTCGCCTCCTGCCTGGCGGGCTCGAAGGCCACCGTGCGGCTCGACGGGCACTGCGACCCGCGCGGCTCCGAGGCCTACAACCTGCGGCTCGGGGCCAGGCGGGCCGCCGCCGTGCTGCGCTACCTCACCTCGCACGGGGTGGCGGCCAAGCGGCTCTCGAGCAAGTCGTTCGGCGAGTCGCGGCTGGCCTGCACCGAGGCCACCGAGGACTGCCACGCCATGAACCGGCGGGTCGAGGCGCAGGTCTCCGAGTAG
- a CDS encoding aldehyde dehydrogenase, with protein MPGQPSHTTPPALDAAVTRVKEAAPGWARATLRERIDLARALHAGVARTAERGVRLACQAKGLPWDGPQAGEEWLSGPYVTLRLLRLTIASLTLLGRNGNTPVGPLGETADGHLTVGVFPSSLQDRALFLGVRADVHLQEGLDEAALHERRARFHRQPDHDGRTCLVLGAGNINAIPPTDVITKLFNEGKTCLLKMNPVNAYLGPVLEEAFAPAVERGLLAVVYGGAEVGAVLCAHPGVDEVHITGSDRTHDLIVWGPPGAARDARRARGEPLLRKEITSELGCVSPVLVVPGPWDERRLAFQAESVAGMVTHNASFNCNAAKLLITPRGWRHRQRFLDLVVAAMARAPARAAWYPGAVDRYQALTAGRPGLRLVGQATALDPGAPPQAGAPGAGTLPWTLVPGLDAASADPAFTTEPFCAVLSETSVGSEDPVEFLAEATRFANQRVWGTLSASLVVHPATAADPTTGAALERAVRALRYGCVSLDVWAGYAFAFGTTPWGAYPGASLADIQSGRGFVHNALMLDGVEKCVVRHPAFTFPKPPYFPSHRTASRLGRRLTALEGGQGWGAVPAVVAAAVLG; from the coding sequence ATGCCAGGCCAACCGTCCCACACCACCCCACCAGCCCTCGACGCCGCCGTGACCCGCGTCAAGGAGGCGGCCCCCGGCTGGGCCCGCGCCACCCTGCGAGAGCGGATCGACCTGGCCCGCGCCCTCCACGCCGGCGTGGCCCGGACCGCCGAGCGCGGGGTCCGTCTGGCCTGCCAGGCCAAGGGCCTCCCCTGGGACGGGCCGCAGGCCGGCGAGGAGTGGCTCTCCGGTCCCTACGTCACCCTGCGGCTCCTCCGGCTCACCATCGCCTCGCTCACCCTGCTCGGCCGCAACGGCAACACGCCGGTGGGCCCGCTCGGCGAGACCGCCGACGGCCACCTCACCGTGGGCGTCTTCCCGTCCAGCCTGCAGGACCGGGCCCTCTTCCTGGGCGTCCGCGCCGACGTCCACCTGCAGGAAGGCCTGGACGAGGCCGCCCTGCACGAGCGGCGCGCCCGCTTCCACCGGCAGCCGGACCACGACGGCCGGACCTGCCTGGTGCTGGGCGCCGGCAACATCAACGCCATCCCCCCCACCGACGTCATCACCAAGCTCTTCAACGAGGGGAAGACCTGCCTGCTCAAGATGAACCCGGTCAACGCCTACCTCGGCCCGGTGCTGGAGGAGGCCTTCGCGCCGGCGGTGGAGCGCGGGCTGCTGGCGGTGGTCTACGGCGGCGCCGAGGTGGGCGCCGTCCTGTGCGCCCACCCGGGCGTGGACGAGGTCCACATCACCGGCTCCGACAGGACCCACGACCTCATCGTGTGGGGGCCGCCCGGCGCGGCGCGCGACGCGCGGCGGGCCCGCGGCGAGCCGCTCCTCCGCAAGGAGATCACCTCCGAGCTGGGCTGCGTCTCGCCGGTGCTGGTGGTGCCCGGCCCCTGGGACGAGCGGCGGCTGGCCTTCCAGGCCGAGAGCGTGGCCGGCATGGTGACGCACAACGCCTCCTTCAACTGCAACGCGGCCAAGCTGCTGATCACGCCGCGCGGCTGGCGCCACCGCCAGCGCTTCCTCGACCTGGTGGTGGCGGCCATGGCGCGGGCCCCGGCGCGCGCCGCCTGGTACCCGGGCGCCGTCGACCGCTACCAGGCCCTCACCGCCGGCCGTCCCGGGCTGCGGCTGGTGGGCCAGGCCACCGCGCTCGATCCCGGGGCGCCCCCGCAGGCCGGGGCGCCGGGCGCCGGCACCTTGCCCTGGACCCTGGTCCCCGGGCTCGACGCCGCCTCGGCCGACCCGGCCTTCACCACCGAGCCCTTCTGCGCCGTCCTCTCCGAGACCAGCGTGGGATCGGAGGACCCGGTGGAGTTCCTGGCCGAGGCCACCCGCTTCGCCAACCAGCGGGTCTGGGGGACGCTCTCGGCCAGCCTGGTGGTCCACCCCGCCACTGCCGCCGATCCGACCACCGGCGCCGCGCTGGAGCGGGCGGTGCGGGCGCTGCGCTACGGCTGCGTCAGCCTGGACGTCTGGGCCGGCTACGCCTTCGCCTTCGGCACCACCCCCTGGGGCGCCTACCCCGGCGCCTCCCTGGCCGACATCCAGAGCGGCCGCGGCTTCGTCCACAACGCCCTGATGCTGGACGGGGTGGAGAAGTGCGTGGTGCGCCACCCGGCCTTCACATTCCCCAAGCCGCCCTACTTCCCGTCGCACCGGACCGCCAGCCGGCTGGGCCGCCGGCTCACCGCCCTGGAGGGCGGCCAGGGCTGGGGCGCGGTGCCCGCGGTGGTGGCCGCGGCGGTGCTCGGGTAG
- a CDS encoding FHA domain-containing protein: MRGYLISWLAKHSTGQRLEDFVRERPESWLVWEAGPWRPTYQSKDTLAHDQERHSPPHGAGESLAIALEPAPQKPYVSLGRGPDNDLVVDDATLSRLHLLFTQDASGWTVRDAGSTNGTTVEGARLGPDPVALLPGVRLVAGSVRLTYYDSGGLYLRLKGAR; encoded by the coding sequence GTGCGCGGATACCTGATCTCCTGGCTGGCCAAGCACTCGACGGGGCAGCGCCTCGAGGACTTCGTGCGCGAGCGGCCCGAGTCCTGGCTGGTCTGGGAGGCCGGGCCGTGGCGCCCCACCTACCAGAGCAAGGACACCCTGGCCCACGACCAGGAGCGCCACAGCCCGCCGCACGGCGCGGGCGAGTCCCTGGCCATCGCGCTGGAGCCGGCCCCCCAGAAGCCCTACGTCTCGCTGGGGCGCGGCCCGGACAACGACCTGGTGGTGGACGACGCCACCCTGTCGCGCCTCCACCTGCTCTTCACCCAGGACGCCTCCGGCTGGACGGTGCGCGACGCCGGGTCCACCAACGGCACCACCGTGGAGGGGGCGCGCCTGGGCCCCGACCCGGTGGCGCTCCTGCCCGGGGTGCGGCTGGTGGCCGGGTCGGTGCGGCTCACCTACTACGACTCAGGAGGGCTCTACCTCCGGTTGAAGGGGGCGCGTTAG
- a CDS encoding SRPBCC family protein, with amino-acid sequence MLKKILVVVAALFAVLLVVIATRPATYRVERSLVVDEGVRRLYDTVADLQRWSAWSPWARLDPAMKSTFTGTPAAPGSVYTWSGNDKVGEGRMTVTEVHPPLQVKIKLEFLKPWQSTAETVFDLYAEKGGTRVVWIMTGTHDFLGKAMSLFMDMDKAIGPDFERGLATLKQITEDGTLAR; translated from the coding sequence ATGCTCAAGAAGATCCTGGTCGTCGTCGCCGCGCTGTTCGCCGTCCTGCTGGTGGTCATCGCCACCCGCCCCGCCACCTACCGCGTGGAGCGCAGCCTGGTGGTCGACGAGGGGGTGCGCCGCCTCTACGACACGGTGGCCGACCTGCAGCGCTGGAGCGCCTGGAGCCCCTGGGCCCGGCTCGACCCGGCCATGAAGTCCACCTTCACCGGCACGCCCGCCGCGCCGGGATCGGTCTACACCTGGTCGGGCAACGACAAGGTGGGCGAGGGGCGCATGACCGTCACCGAGGTCCACCCGCCCCTGCAGGTGAAGATCAAGCTGGAGTTCCTCAAGCCCTGGCAGTCCACCGCCGAGACGGTCTTCGACCTCTACGCCGAGAAGGGCGGGACCCGGGTGGTCTGGATCATGACCGGCACCCACGACTTCCTGGGCAAGGCCATGTCGCTCTTCATGGACATGGACAAGGCCATCGGGCCCGACTTCGAGCGGGGGCTGGCCACGCTCAAGCAGATCACCGAGGACGGGACGCTGGCGCGCTAG
- a CDS encoding MFS transporter: protein MATDPAPAATHRSGLLNAAVIVAALGYFVDIYDLVLFSMLWKPSLAELGFDAEQASVWYDRILTIQNAGMLLGGIGFGVLGDKKGRLHILFGSITLYSLATLANGFVTDVWSYTACRFLAGVGLAGELGAGVTLVAEILPARLRGYGTMIIASVGVSGAVVANLLAGHFGWRIAYVSGGGLGLLLLLLRVGVVESGLFAGLGKRGVARGDFFAIFTTRDRFGRFARSVLIGLPIWFSQAVLVSKSPDLAVVLGVTGEVLARSAVAAFYTGLVFGDLASGAISQALRSRRAVVLLFQSALGAATVAYFVVGRGATPSTFYVLCGVLGLAAGYWAILVTVGAEQFGTNLRATVATSVPNFVRGLAGPMAFAYAAASQALGSRALGAPVVGAAVLVIALWAASGLRETFGKDLDYLEE, encoded by the coding sequence ATGGCCACCGATCCCGCCCCGGCCGCCACCCACCGGAGCGGCCTCCTCAACGCCGCCGTGATCGTGGCGGCGCTCGGCTACTTCGTCGACATCTACGACCTGGTCCTCTTCTCCATGCTCTGGAAGCCCAGCCTGGCGGAGCTGGGCTTCGACGCCGAGCAGGCCTCCGTCTGGTACGACCGGATCCTCACCATCCAGAACGCCGGCATGCTGCTGGGGGGCATCGGCTTCGGGGTCCTGGGCGACAAGAAGGGGCGGCTGCACATCCTCTTCGGCTCCATCACCCTCTACTCGCTGGCCACCCTGGCCAACGGCTTCGTCACCGACGTGTGGAGCTACACGGCCTGCCGCTTCCTGGCCGGCGTGGGCCTGGCCGGGGAGCTGGGCGCCGGGGTCACCCTGGTGGCCGAGATCCTGCCGGCCCGGCTGCGCGGCTACGGCACCATGATCATCGCCTCGGTGGGCGTGTCGGGGGCGGTGGTGGCCAACCTGCTGGCCGGCCACTTCGGCTGGCGCATCGCCTACGTCTCGGGGGGCGGGCTGGGGCTGCTGCTCCTGCTGCTGCGCGTCGGCGTGGTGGAGTCGGGCCTCTTCGCCGGGCTGGGCAAGCGCGGGGTGGCCCGCGGCGACTTCTTCGCCATCTTCACCACCCGGGACCGCTTCGGCCGCTTCGCCCGCTCGGTGCTGATCGGCCTGCCCATCTGGTTCTCGCAGGCGGTGCTGGTGAGCAAGTCGCCGGACCTGGCGGTGGTCCTGGGCGTCACCGGCGAGGTGCTGGCGCGCAGCGCGGTGGCCGCCTTCTACACCGGGCTGGTCTTCGGAGACCTGGCCTCCGGCGCCATCTCGCAGGCGCTCAGGAGCCGGCGCGCGGTGGTGCTGCTCTTCCAGTCGGCGCTGGGCGCCGCCACCGTGGCCTACTTCGTGGTGGGGCGCGGCGCCACCCCGTCCACCTTCTACGTGCTGTGTGGCGTGCTGGGGCTGGCGGCCGGCTACTGGGCCATCCTGGTGACGGTGGGGGCCGAGCAGTTCGGCACCAACCTGCGCGCCACCGTGGCCACCAGCGTGCCCAACTTCGTGCGCGGCCTGGCCGGCCCCATGGCCTTCGCCTACGCGGCGGCCTCGCAGGCGCTGGGCAGCCGGGCCCTGGGCGCGCCGGTGGTGGGCGCGGCGGTGCTGGTGATCGCCCTGTGGGCCGCCTCGGGCCTGCGCGAGACCTTCGGCAAGGACCTCGACTACCTCGAGGAGTGA
- a CDS encoding acyl-CoA thioesterase: protein MTPVPASASQVEMTQLVMPGHANVIGTAFGGTIMQWTDLCASMAAMRHARLPVVTASVDQLDFRAPVRIGQIAILRAQVNAAFTTSLEVGVEVLTEDPRTGEQRRCCGAFLTFVALGPDGQPVPVPPLRAEAPEERRREEEAGVRRAARLALRAALQARREG from the coding sequence ATGACCCCCGTCCCAGCCTCAGCCTCGCAGGTCGAGATGACCCAGCTGGTCATGCCCGGCCACGCCAACGTCATCGGCACCGCCTTCGGCGGCACCATCATGCAGTGGACCGACCTGTGCGCCTCCATGGCCGCCATGCGCCACGCCCGCCTGCCGGTGGTGACCGCCTCGGTGGACCAGCTCGACTTCCGCGCGCCGGTCCGCATCGGGCAGATCGCCATCCTGCGGGCCCAGGTGAACGCGGCCTTCACCACCTCCCTGGAGGTGGGGGTGGAGGTGCTGACCGAGGACCCGCGCACCGGCGAGCAGCGGCGCTGCTGCGGGGCCTTCCTCACCTTCGTGGCGCTGGGGCCCGACGGGCAGCCGGTGCCGGTGCCCCCGCTCCGGGCCGAGGCGCCGGAGGAGCGGCGGCGCGAGGAGGAGGCCGGGGTGCGGCGGGCGGCCCGGCTGGCGCTCAGGGCCGCGCTCCAGGCCCGCCGGGAGGGGTGA
- the thyX gene encoding FAD-dependent thymidylate synthase produces the protein MPLDVRLIDFARDPLAKLYGAYRTCYTPKTPGEVWDEIADGRIPPETIREFIGERLKTGHASPLEQVVFWFGISGVSRALSHQFVRHRVGISFEQQSQRYVKYKEERLDYVMPKTWGKLGLADEYDRLMREITRVYEEALRKGVPAEDARFVLPNATPTNFQVMVNFTELLHIADLRLCWRAQWEIRHMVAMMRREVMKAVPEIGGYLQPKCGDKRMGYCDEPVKEWALCPIGKVRPHKEQLLQVFEQHRAGQLVPLTEAHLRTVEDAGAEDG, from the coding sequence ATGCCGCTCGACGTCCGCCTCATCGACTTCGCCCGCGATCCGCTGGCCAAGCTCTACGGCGCCTACCGCACCTGCTACACGCCCAAGACCCCCGGCGAGGTCTGGGACGAGATCGCCGACGGGCGCATCCCCCCGGAGACCATCCGCGAGTTCATCGGCGAGCGGCTCAAGACCGGCCACGCCTCGCCGCTCGAGCAGGTGGTCTTCTGGTTCGGCATCTCGGGCGTGTCGCGCGCCCTGTCCCACCAGTTCGTGCGCCACCGCGTCGGCATCAGCTTCGAGCAGCAGTCGCAGCGCTACGTGAAGTACAAGGAGGAGCGGCTCGACTACGTCATGCCCAAGACCTGGGGCAAGCTGGGCCTGGCCGACGAGTACGATCGGCTGATGCGCGAGATCACCCGCGTCTACGAGGAGGCCCTCCGGAAGGGGGTGCCGGCCGAGGACGCCCGCTTCGTGCTGCCCAACGCCACCCCCACCAACTTCCAGGTGATGGTGAACTTCACCGAGCTCCTGCACATCGCCGACCTGCGGCTGTGCTGGCGCGCCCAGTGGGAGATCCGCCACATGGTGGCGATGATGCGGCGCGAGGTGATGAAGGCGGTGCCGGAGATCGGCGGCTACCTGCAGCCCAAGTGCGGCGACAAGCGCATGGGGTACTGCGACGAGCCGGTCAAGGAGTGGGCCCTGTGCCCCATCGGCAAGGTCCGCCCGCACAAGGAGCAGCTGCTGCAGGTCTTCGAGCAGCACCGGGCCGGCCAGCTGGTGCCGCTCACCGAGGCGCACCTGCGCACCGTGGAGGACGCCGGCGCCGAGGACGGCTAG
- the sppA gene encoding signal peptide peptidase SppA, with the protein MPRHAAALAALLVALPAAAQVQNVEAPLPAGLALPVLGAAGAEEATALSANPAGVGFVGAPSLHYFHQQADDRRGGRGDGLYAAGLLGPFGPALSVEWVRPADDAGPRYRLTTLGLALGDGHAVSLGVAWRWWSSPDPALEALHAWDLGLTVRPARWLSLGASAQGLDARLAGARLPVRFDLGAATRLLGDRLTLSADLLADDADGLPFRATHAAAGLALELGGGLGLLGQLRLALPDAPQGQRDAAGLVTLTWNAARMGVTAGASSGEAGLASLVGLRSSTERYRGVALATQVPRLDLARQLEPRRILFFEVGDRDPYGALLRRLEQARRDPEVAAVVLEVDALPLGAARVEELRAAVTALRATKPVLAYLTGGGTREYWLASAATALAVPPGSALVVNGLARTQLYLRDGLARLGVLVEVARAGSYKSAPEPLTRSGPSDESSAMTAALLDDVAGRLRADLASSRRMAPERVAALLDQGLFTGAEAKAAGLVDELLWPDELAAWTRRQVGRQAHLAPGWEPTPTRAAQQWGARPAIAVVRLEGAITAGRSRAAPLGAGGLAGADTVADAIRAAAEDRRVRAIVLRVESPGGDARAADLIWRAVVQARARKPVVVSMGDLAASGGYLAAVGATAIVAEPSTLTGSIGVFLVKPDLSGALAKLSLARDVQQRGAVADVASLVKPWTPPERAAVERLVDATYRGFLEKVAEGRGLPLAEVEPLAGGRVWTGAQALERRLVDRLGGLADAVALARQQAGLPADGEVELLWRGGRERFDLGSPLASAAALLAEASPPSPLLRAAAAVPELQAAALLLELGPVLALPEEWLGAAAP; encoded by the coding sequence ATGCCCCGCCACGCCGCCGCGCTCGCCGCGCTCCTCGTCGCCCTCCCCGCCGCCGCCCAGGTCCAGAACGTCGAGGCGCCGCTGCCCGCCGGGCTGGCCCTGCCGGTGCTGGGGGCCGCCGGCGCCGAGGAGGCCACCGCCCTCTCCGCCAACCCGGCCGGCGTGGGCTTCGTGGGCGCCCCCTCGCTCCACTACTTCCACCAGCAGGCCGACGACCGGCGCGGCGGCCGCGGCGACGGCCTCTACGCCGCCGGGCTGCTCGGCCCCTTCGGGCCGGCGCTCTCGGTGGAGTGGGTGCGCCCCGCCGACGACGCCGGCCCGCGCTACCGGCTCACCACCCTGGGGCTGGCGCTGGGCGACGGCCACGCGGTGTCGCTGGGCGTGGCCTGGCGCTGGTGGTCCTCGCCCGACCCGGCGCTGGAGGCGCTGCACGCCTGGGACCTCGGCCTGACCGTGCGCCCGGCGCGCTGGCTCTCGCTGGGCGCCTCGGCGCAGGGGCTCGACGCCCGCCTGGCCGGCGCGCGCCTGCCGGTCCGCTTCGACCTGGGGGCGGCGACCCGCCTGCTGGGCGACCGGCTCACCCTCTCCGCCGACCTGCTGGCGGACGACGCGGACGGCCTCCCCTTCCGCGCCACCCACGCCGCGGCGGGCCTGGCCCTCGAGCTCGGGGGCGGCCTGGGGCTGCTCGGGCAGCTCCGCCTGGCGCTGCCGGACGCCCCCCAGGGCCAGCGCGACGCCGCCGGCCTCGTGACCCTCACCTGGAACGCGGCGCGGATGGGCGTCACGGCCGGCGCGAGCTCCGGCGAGGCGGGCCTGGCCTCGCTGGTCGGCCTGCGCAGCTCCACCGAGCGCTACCGCGGCGTCGCCCTGGCCACCCAGGTGCCGCGGCTCGACCTGGCCCGGCAGCTCGAGCCCCGGCGCATCCTCTTCTTCGAGGTGGGCGACCGGGACCCCTACGGCGCCCTGCTGCGCCGCCTGGAGCAGGCCCGGCGCGACCCGGAGGTGGCGGCGGTGGTGCTCGAGGTGGACGCCCTGCCGCTCGGCGCGGCCCGCGTCGAGGAGCTGCGCGCCGCGGTGACGGCGCTGCGGGCCACCAAGCCGGTGCTGGCCTACCTGACCGGCGGGGGCACCCGCGAGTACTGGCTGGCCAGCGCCGCCACCGCCCTGGCCGTGCCGCCCGGCTCGGCGCTGGTGGTGAACGGCCTGGCCCGCACCCAGCTCTACCTGAGGGACGGGCTGGCCCGGCTCGGGGTGCTGGTGGAGGTGGCCCGGGCGGGCTCCTACAAGTCGGCCCCCGAGCCGCTCACCCGCAGCGGGCCCTCCGACGAGTCGAGCGCCATGACCGCGGCCCTGCTGGACGACGTGGCCGGCCGCCTGCGCGCCGACCTGGCCAGCAGCCGCCGGATGGCGCCGGAGCGGGTGGCGGCGCTGCTCGACCAGGGGCTCTTCACCGGCGCCGAGGCCAAGGCGGCCGGGCTGGTGGACGAGCTGCTCTGGCCCGACGAGCTGGCGGCCTGGACGCGCAGGCAGGTGGGCCGCCAGGCCCACCTGGCGCCCGGCTGGGAGCCCACCCCGACGCGGGCGGCGCAGCAGTGGGGCGCCCGCCCTGCCATCGCGGTGGTGCGGCTGGAGGGGGCCATCACCGCCGGCCGGAGCCGCGCCGCGCCGCTCGGCGCCGGCGGGCTGGCCGGCGCCGACACGGTGGCCGACGCCATCCGGGCCGCCGCGGAGGACCGGCGGGTGCGCGCCATCGTCCTCCGGGTGGAGTCGCCCGGCGGGGACGCCCGCGCCGCCGACCTCATCTGGCGCGCGGTGGTGCAGGCCCGGGCCAGGAAGCCGGTGGTGGTCTCGATGGGCGACCTGGCGGCCAGCGGCGGCTACCTGGCGGCGGTGGGCGCCACCGCCATCGTGGCCGAGCCCTCCACGCTGACCGGGTCCATCGGGGTGTTCCTGGTGAAGCCCGACCTCTCCGGCGCGCTGGCCAAGCTGTCGCTCGCGCGCGACGTGCAGCAGCGCGGCGCGGTGGCCGACGTGGCCTCGCTGGTGAAGCCCTGGACGCCGCCGGAGCGGGCGGCGGTGGAGCGGCTGGTGGACGCCACCTACCGCGGCTTCCTGGAGAAGGTGGCCGAGGGGCGCGGCCTGCCGCTCGCCGAGGTGGAGCCGCTGGCGGGCGGGCGCGTCTGGACCGGCGCGCAGGCGCTGGAGCGCCGGCTGGTGGATCGGCTGGGCGGGCTGGCCGACGCCGTGGCGCTGGCGCGCCAGCAGGCCGGGCTGCCGGCCGACGGCGAGGTGGAGCTGCTGTGGCGCGGCGGGCGGGAGCGGTTCGACCTCGGGTCCCCGCTGGCCTCGGCCGCCGCGCTGCTGGCCGAGGCCTCGCCGCCCTCCCCGCTGCTGCGGGCGGCGGCGGCGGTGCCCGAGCTGCAGGCCGCCGCGCTGCTGCTGGAGCTGGGGCCGGTGCTGGCCTTGCCGGAGGAGTGGCTGGGGGCGGCAGCGCCCTGA
- the rho gene encoding transcription termination factor Rho: protein MTEEVEGVLHFEGRGNGYLRDPKKNYNPQPFDVEVPRHLVDRLHLLPGLLIKGQATTRNMKRTLTRVDTLEGADPMAVLRRTGFQNLTATDPTEKLVIETRADELVGRVLDLISPIGLGARALITSPPKAGKTIMLQRIAQAITANRPDVHLTVLLVDERPEELTDMRRNIKGEVIGSSNDRPAEEHIHAAEMAMERARRLVEGGKDVVILLDSITRLARAYNKEVESSGRTLTGGVDSRALERPKRLFGAARKAEEGGSLTIIATALIDTGSRMDEVIFEEFKGTGNMEVVLSRQLAERRIFPAIDIGASGTRKEEKLFSAKEIEKVRRLRGALASLKPVEAMERLLKKLQEFETNDEFLNSF from the coding sequence GTGACCGAGGAGGTGGAGGGCGTCCTCCACTTCGAGGGGCGCGGCAACGGCTACCTGCGCGACCCGAAGAAGAACTACAACCCGCAGCCCTTCGACGTGGAGGTGCCGCGCCACCTGGTGGACCGGCTGCACCTGCTGCCCGGCCTGCTGATCAAGGGCCAGGCCACCACCCGCAACATGAAGCGGACCCTCACCCGGGTGGACACCCTGGAGGGCGCCGATCCGATGGCGGTGCTGCGGCGCACCGGCTTCCAGAACCTGACCGCCACCGACCCCACCGAGAAGCTGGTCATCGAGACCCGCGCCGACGAGCTGGTCGGCCGCGTGCTCGACCTCATCTCGCCCATCGGCCTGGGGGCGCGCGCCCTCATCACCTCGCCGCCCAAGGCCGGCAAGACCATCATGCTGCAGCGGATCGCGCAGGCCATCACGGCCAACCGGCCCGACGTGCACCTGACGGTGCTGCTGGTGGACGAGCGGCCCGAGGAGCTCACCGACATGCGCCGCAACATCAAGGGCGAGGTGATCGGCTCCTCCAACGACCGGCCGGCCGAGGAGCACATCCACGCCGCCGAGATGGCCATGGAGCGCGCCCGCCGGCTGGTGGAGGGCGGCAAGGACGTGGTCATCCTGCTCGACTCCATCACCCGGCTGGCCCGGGCCTACAACAAGGAGGTCGAGTCCTCCGGCCGCACCCTCACGGGCGGCGTCGACTCGCGGGCGCTGGAGCGCCCCAAGCGGCTCTTCGGCGCCGCCCGCAAGGCCGAGGAGGGCGGCTCGCTCACCATCATCGCCACCGCGCTCATCGACACCGGCTCGCGCATGGACGAGGTGATCTTCGAGGAGTTCAAGGGCACCGGCAACATGGAGGTGGTGCTGTCGCGGCAGCTGGCCGAGCGGCGCATCTTCCCGGCCATCGACATCGGCGCCTCCGGCACCCGCAAGGAGGAGAAGCTCTTCTCCGCCAAGGAGATCGAGAAGGTGCGCCGCCTGCGCGGCGCGCTGGCCTCGCTCAAGCCGGTGGAGGCCATGGAGCGGCTCCTCAAGAAGCTGCAGGAGTTCGAGACCAACGACGAGTTCCTGAACTCGTTCTGA